One genomic region from Sphingobacterium sp. UGAL515B_05 encodes:
- a CDS encoding SusC/RagA family TonB-linked outer membrane protein: MKRLFCFLFLVPMFPSAKANHLNFWTSKQDTSEINEVDKRLLKGRLATLLKKQGVKDSLNLRNVETLPVVSIPELLKGQVAGLYVQEATGEPGAPKNMVLRGLGSPLLEIKDAVNVQPAVFVNGIPIARDNNFAYSIQQYQFNRIGPGTDNFAGIDLSTVESIEVIKDPVKLAKLGPLAANGAIWILTKPGKDGNREISINTYVGLSTKPVVTPVNAQYENMFRSIFYNKYGSDTDRLNYPGYLSDSTNVNYYGPANWNQEYYKVTPSYGGNLGIRGGNDRANFGFIGGYMKNAISADQTNIERYNALFNVNMAPFKWLQFGTTINGSRSLRDRNRSLRDRFGEASYVPDLSVPISPNKEMYAQYLDIYKQALDKNTVNSLNALLTLDIYFLKNLKFNTSLGVDYSEGARQAFFPGSLMETNNYMSSYFGFNQRLVYNNRLEYNLKFQDKHQLDLTLGSSYTQDLYRYNYARAYDGPNDFIKVNVVNGDPNNAGYLTPIGGLYVNRYSNREDFRLHSLYLAGHYKYKNLLDLDAVLRYDGSSTMQPDSRWLMTPSFAAKYHLIPENEGELFNQLGVKASWARIGKPVFTSKFAIGPNYTADLNWGSEKSLVSYNGFAVASRPYSEGWVGYDIKWPYTDHAELTVDGTLLEKKVDFEVSLYQKKDANQLINSPIPAEYGYSGQIINGMTVKNTGIDLNLSAKVLANPEALQWNTSLNLNYNQNKLTALPEGRKQLKVGNRLLKVGEAIDQFWLYENQGTYDTEASIPVQNGQKLQFDGVDFAAGDPIWKDQNGDFRINDEDRVLKGHAMPKLTGSFQNYFKYKGFDLNMQWYFALGHKALNQRASNKYNFINTENTNSLDGIREVFHWQQDVDINKYPIYNPWSPIVAYRVDQDLFLENASFLKLRAVTIGYDLSQLDKIKQKMKTVRRAYVYVSGTNLLTISKFSGADPELIDFNGYYTGYGLPLSPMVSLGIKLDL, encoded by the coding sequence ATGAAAAGACTATTTTGTTTTTTATTTCTTGTCCCTATGTTTCCATCTGCTAAGGCTAACCATCTTAACTTTTGGACTTCAAAACAAGATACTTCTGAAATCAATGAGGTTGACAAGCGATTACTTAAAGGACGACTAGCTACCTTGTTAAAAAAGCAAGGTGTCAAAGACAGTCTCAATTTAAGAAACGTTGAAACATTGCCTGTTGTCAGTATTCCAGAGCTTTTGAAAGGGCAAGTTGCCGGTCTCTACGTACAAGAAGCGACAGGTGAACCAGGAGCGCCAAAGAATATGGTGCTTAGGGGTTTAGGATCGCCGTTGCTCGAAATCAAAGATGCGGTTAATGTGCAACCAGCTGTATTTGTCAATGGAATACCTATTGCAAGAGACAACAATTTTGCGTATTCAATTCAACAGTATCAATTCAATCGTATCGGTCCGGGAACGGACAACTTTGCCGGTATTGATCTCTCAACAGTAGAATCCATTGAGGTAATAAAAGATCCCGTTAAGTTAGCAAAACTGGGACCATTAGCTGCCAATGGTGCTATTTGGATTCTTACCAAACCTGGTAAAGACGGAAATCGGGAAATATCTATAAATACTTATGTGGGACTCTCTACAAAACCAGTTGTAACTCCCGTAAATGCTCAGTATGAGAATATGTTCCGGTCCATCTTCTATAATAAATATGGGTCGGATACTGATCGTTTGAATTACCCAGGATATCTGAGCGATTCGACCAACGTGAATTATTATGGACCGGCAAACTGGAATCAAGAATATTACAAAGTTACACCTTCTTATGGCGGAAATTTAGGTATTCGTGGAGGTAATGACCGTGCGAATTTCGGATTTATTGGTGGTTATATGAAGAATGCGATTTCGGCGGACCAGACAAATATCGAACGATATAATGCCTTATTCAATGTTAATATGGCACCTTTCAAATGGTTACAATTTGGAACGACGATTAATGGGAGCCGCAGTTTAAGAGATCGTAATCGCAGTTTAAGAGACCGTTTTGGTGAGGCGTCCTATGTGCCGGATTTATCTGTGCCAATCTCGCCAAATAAGGAGATGTATGCGCAGTATCTAGATATCTATAAACAAGCTTTGGATAAAAATACGGTCAATTCATTAAATGCATTACTTACACTGGATATTTATTTTCTCAAGAACCTAAAATTTAATACTTCCTTAGGGGTCGATTATTCAGAAGGAGCAAGACAAGCATTCTTCCCTGGTTCATTGATGGAAACCAATAATTATATGTCGAGTTATTTTGGTTTCAATCAGCGTTTGGTATATAACAACCGGTTGGAATACAACTTGAAATTTCAAGACAAACATCAATTAGACTTGACGCTAGGGTCTTCCTATACACAGGATCTCTATCGATACAATTATGCACGGGCTTATGATGGACCAAATGATTTTATCAAGGTTAACGTTGTAAATGGGGATCCTAATAACGCCGGCTATTTGACACCGATAGGCGGATTGTATGTAAACCGCTACAGTAACCGGGAAGATTTTCGATTACATTCTTTATACTTAGCGGGTCATTATAAATATAAAAATCTTCTTGATTTAGATGCGGTATTGCGTTATGACGGTTCTTCAACGATGCAACCAGATTCGCGTTGGTTAATGACACCATCATTTGCTGCGAAATACCACCTGATTCCTGAAAATGAGGGGGAATTATTTAATCAATTGGGCGTGAAAGCCTCGTGGGCGAGAATAGGGAAACCTGTATTTACAAGTAAGTTTGCTATCGGACCAAATTATACAGCTGATCTAAATTGGGGATCGGAAAAATCCCTAGTATCCTATAATGGTTTTGCAGTTGCATCCCGACCTTATTCAGAAGGTTGGGTGGGCTACGATATCAAATGGCCCTACACGGATCATGCTGAATTGACAGTTGATGGAACGTTATTGGAGAAAAAGGTCGATTTTGAAGTTTCGCTATATCAGAAGAAAGATGCCAATCAATTGATTAATTCTCCTATCCCGGCAGAATACGGATATTCTGGTCAAATTATTAATGGTATGACTGTTAAAAATACCGGTATAGATCTCAATCTGTCAGCAAAAGTACTCGCCAATCCAGAAGCATTACAATGGAATACATCGCTTAACTTAAACTACAATCAAAATAAATTGACTGCACTTCCCGAGGGACGTAAACAGTTGAAGGTTGGTAATAGGTTGTTAAAAGTGGGCGAGGCCATTGATCAGTTTTGGTTGTATGAGAATCAGGGTACCTATGATACTGAAGCAAGTATTCCTGTTCAAAATGGCCAAAAGTTGCAGTTTGACGGGGTAGATTTTGCGGCTGGTGATCCAATTTGGAAAGATCAGAATGGAGATTTCAGAATCAACGATGAGGACCGTGTGTTAAAAGGCCATGCGATGCCAAAGCTGACGGGATCATTTCAAAACTACTTCAAATACAAAGGGTTCGACCTGAATATGCAATGGTATTTTGCGCTGGGACATAAGGCTCTGAATCAACGTGCTTCAAATAAATATAATTTCATTAATACCGAAAATACCAATTCACTGGATGGAATTCGAGAGGTGTTCCATTGGCAACAAGATGTTGATATTAACAAATATCCAATCTATAATCCTTGGAGTCCGATCGTTGCATATCGGGTGGATCAAGATTTATTCTTAGAGAATGCTTCGTTTCTGAAGTTGAGAGCTGTAACGATTGGTTATGATCTTTCTCAGTTGGACAAAATAAAACAAAAGATGAAGACTGTTCGACGGGCTTATGTTTATGTTTCCGGCACCAATTTATTGACAATTTCTAAATTCTCAGGTGCCGATCCTGAACTGATAGATTTTAATGGATATTACACAGGGTATGGCTTGCCATTATCTCCAATGGTTTCATTAGGTATTAAGTTAGATCTGTAA
- a CDS encoding RagB/SusD family nutrient uptake outer membrane protein, producing the protein MKRYNRWAVILVMSLGITVFTSSCNKKLDIVASNLGSEKLEWQSISDTRAHLMGIYGLMRSATADNYGHWVYGEIRYGDFTSYSRADLRAVRENKLKSAYPLLKDLTDWRRFYAVINAASLFIERAPEVMEKDKRYTERDMKYDVAQARTIRALMYFYMVRIWGDVPLLKDSYDNGSFVELARSSEATVLSFAESELLAAAQDLPYRYAVGTQSYYGALYGTWVGVLVNKITAYSLLAHVAAWQGKYINAEVYSRFVIDNYSQASLELLTTPALVNPTDGLFGPSTRAQILAIRSSYEFGEATNTGHIESLTLGYPIVTKAKPDIYVSRDTINKLFDDVNDTRFGIDSISGLVRTNYFTNYNGDIPIFSKIKVIRNGAGDSDFSIFGSNLVFTRLEEIYLLQAEAKAVLNQRDDAIKYLNVIKERRGLKPYISNSPKDLLEEIFLERRRELMGEGWRWYDQIRLAKIKKNNPVMNDLIQKGGIYWPISSDVLERNSKLVQNSYWK; encoded by the coding sequence ATGAAAAGATATAATCGATGGGCGGTAATTCTGGTGATGTCACTTGGCATTACTGTTTTTACGAGTTCATGTAATAAGAAATTGGATATTGTTGCATCAAATCTGGGCTCAGAGAAATTGGAATGGCAATCCATATCCGATACCCGTGCGCATTTGATGGGCATCTATGGTTTAATGCGGTCAGCTACGGCTGATAACTATGGACATTGGGTGTATGGGGAAATACGCTATGGCGATTTTACTTCTTATTCACGGGCCGACCTCCGTGCGGTAAGGGAGAATAAATTAAAATCCGCATATCCGTTGTTGAAAGACCTTACAGATTGGCGTAGATTTTATGCCGTCATTAATGCGGCTTCGCTCTTTATTGAACGTGCACCAGAAGTCATGGAGAAAGATAAACGCTATACAGAACGGGATATGAAGTACGATGTAGCACAGGCACGTACGATTCGTGCACTTATGTATTTCTATATGGTTCGTATCTGGGGAGATGTTCCTTTGCTAAAAGACTCCTATGACAATGGCTCTTTTGTTGAATTAGCACGTTCTTCGGAAGCGACTGTTTTGTCCTTCGCAGAATCAGAATTATTAGCCGCAGCGCAAGATCTACCTTATCGGTATGCTGTTGGGACACAGAGTTATTATGGAGCCTTATATGGCACCTGGGTTGGCGTATTGGTTAATAAAATTACGGCCTATTCTCTGTTAGCTCACGTGGCTGCTTGGCAAGGAAAGTACATTAATGCAGAGGTATATTCAAGATTTGTCATTGATAATTATTCGCAGGCAAGTCTTGAGCTATTGACAACTCCCGCATTGGTGAATCCAACAGATGGATTATTTGGCCCTAGTACACGGGCACAGATATTAGCAATTCGCTCCTCCTATGAATTTGGAGAGGCAACCAATACAGGGCATATTGAATCATTGACTTTGGGGTATCCAATTGTTACTAAAGCTAAACCGGATATCTATGTTAGTCGAGACACCATTAATAAATTGTTTGATGACGTCAATGATACGCGTTTTGGTATCGATTCTATATCGGGATTGGTTCGGACCAACTACTTTACCAATTACAACGGCGATATTCCAATTTTTAGTAAAATCAAGGTCATCCGTAATGGTGCTGGGGATTCTGACTTCTCCATTTTCGGCTCCAATCTGGTTTTTACCCGTTTAGAAGAAATTTATTTGTTGCAAGCGGAGGCGAAAGCCGTTCTCAATCAGCGTGATGACGCGATCAAATACCTCAATGTCATCAAAGAACGCCGTGGTTTAAAACCATATATCAGTAACTCGCCAAAAGATTTATTGGAAGAAATTTTCTTGGAACGAAGAAGAGAATTAATGGGTGAGGGGTGGAGATGGTATGATCAAATTCGCCTGGCAAAGATTAAGAAAAATAATCCCGTCATGAATGATTTGATTCAAAAAGGTGGAATCTATTGGCCGATCTCTTCAGATGTACTTGAGAGAAACTCCAAATTGGTGCAAAACTCTTATTGGAAATAA
- a CDS encoding DUF5007 domain-containing protein, translating to MKILKSAKQLLMLGMGLFMLVSCKKYIPDDQDSLGSDVVYNTNEFTPLLGRNTFYNNIVNIGQNTSQPLSFKIVNVRDIDGQPATLFDDKFPVKIWTKAYSGYEKSIDEIESKRKIEYRPILEILEKSGNINFWGQSVNSNFVKAQPDSGYVFDIEISNTGGRRYLRDFKLKPYRERAFEPSIMDPVTGLSPLPYTHPASTTNLFGERTNLLVFPSEINVYFNKLERKGTGSRTLTISFLDSLNRPIDVKKFAATEWDKLVHGFNHRFENGKVIYDVAYPIPLAPIKTDFTSEDGGAAVMNFKFRRKGQFGFLEDCGIQMPFAIYEEGDWEIQFRFMYETPRFE from the coding sequence ATGAAAATATTAAAATCTGCCAAACAGCTATTGATGCTCGGAATGGGACTTTTCATGTTAGTGTCTTGCAAGAAATATATCCCGGATGACCAAGATTCTTTAGGAAGTGATGTTGTATACAATACAAATGAGTTTACACCATTGTTGGGAAGAAATACTTTTTATAACAATATTGTCAATATTGGGCAGAATACCTCACAGCCACTTTCCTTCAAAATTGTCAATGTTCGTGACATTGACGGGCAACCCGCAACACTTTTCGATGATAAGTTCCCTGTTAAAATCTGGACAAAGGCGTATAGCGGCTATGAAAAATCAATTGATGAGATAGAAAGCAAACGTAAAATAGAATATCGGCCCATATTAGAAATACTTGAAAAATCTGGGAATATTAATTTTTGGGGACAATCTGTAAACTCAAATTTTGTTAAGGCCCAACCAGACTCTGGGTATGTGTTTGATATCGAGATTAGTAATACAGGAGGGCGTAGATATTTGCGGGATTTCAAATTGAAACCTTATCGCGAACGTGCATTTGAACCCAGTATTATGGATCCAGTGACAGGTTTGTCACCATTACCTTATACGCATCCCGCTTCAACGACCAATTTATTTGGTGAGCGGACCAATCTACTTGTTTTCCCTTCCGAAATCAACGTTTATTTTAACAAGCTTGAGCGTAAAGGGACTGGAAGCCGGACATTGACAATAAGTTTTTTAGACTCCCTGAATCGTCCGATTGATGTGAAAAAGTTTGCCGCAACGGAATGGGACAAATTAGTTCATGGTTTTAATCACAGATTCGAAAATGGTAAAGTTATTTACGATGTGGCTTATCCAATTCCACTAGCTCCAATTAAAACTGATTTTACTTCTGAAGATGGTGGGGCTGCTGTAATGAACTTCAAATTTAGAAGGAAAGGACAATTTGGCTTTCTTGAAGATTGTGGTATACAGATGCCATTTGCGATTTATGAAGAAGGGGATTGGGAGATACAATTTCGATTTATGTATGAAACGCCAAGATTTGAATGA
- a CDS encoding RagB/SusD family nutrient uptake outer membrane protein: MKKKFLYLFILGATLGFGSCGKDFLNITQIDKLTGNNYWTRQADVDQYMGGIYSTFREATMTNIFFPASGDLRCAPTNRTSATSGAGREYISLLRQNNLSAIMSRTSEDVDNNFAYFRFPRITQWNNFYKMVQNSNIVIYQLENKDMPFLSEQQKKSYKAEAVFLRSLAYFFMVRLYGDVPYYTDINTNPLPRTNMFTVLKNLSVDLDATYKDLPWTYDDPSVVAVKAMRGAALALNMHINMWIAGLGSEDKTVLYQKVADMGKELMEENGGAYALLDLSRTKEIFKGRTKEGLFEIVQNFNYGESFHLSASYSDYVLHAPNKVTTKSYIYYDPKFMEKMYPPAEDDQRKVYWFDKDIYSTNGDFQCLKFSNVFMEEGEDNNPDDNQMVFRYADPILLRAEALAELGKDEEARTVVNVIRNRAKAAPVRDSGDDLKDAIWWERVRELLGEGNFYYDLVRTKKVINFEYTTAPMSVAAFNDGGWTWPIDRSALTNNPYMRLNNYWN, encoded by the coding sequence ATGAAGAAGAAATTTTTATATCTATTTATACTGGGAGCAACTTTAGGTTTTGGCTCCTGCGGAAAGGACTTCCTAAATATTACCCAAATTGATAAATTAACAGGAAATAACTATTGGACTAGACAAGCAGACGTTGACCAATATATGGGTGGGATTTATTCCACTTTTAGAGAGGCGACAATGACAAACATTTTCTTTCCTGCATCCGGTGATTTGCGTTGTGCGCCTACAAATCGGACGAGTGCGACGTCAGGGGCTGGAAGAGAATATATTTCGTTATTGAGACAGAATAATTTGAGTGCTATAATGTCTAGAACTAGCGAGGATGTGGACAATAATTTCGCCTATTTCAGATTTCCTAGAATCACCCAATGGAACAATTTCTATAAAATGGTGCAAAATTCGAATATCGTTATTTATCAATTAGAAAATAAAGATATGCCGTTCCTTAGTGAGCAACAGAAAAAATCATATAAAGCTGAAGCTGTCTTTTTGCGTTCATTAGCGTATTTTTTTATGGTACGTCTGTATGGCGACGTACCTTATTATACGGATATAAATACCAATCCATTGCCACGGACAAATATGTTTACGGTATTGAAAAATCTATCTGTTGATTTGGATGCTACTTATAAGGATTTACCATGGACTTATGATGATCCTTCTGTCGTCGCTGTTAAAGCAATGCGTGGTGCGGCACTCGCACTGAATATGCATATTAATATGTGGATAGCCGGTTTAGGATCGGAAGATAAAACGGTACTATATCAAAAAGTTGCAGATATGGGGAAAGAGCTGATGGAAGAAAATGGAGGAGCATATGCGTTATTGGATTTAAGCAGGACCAAAGAGATTTTTAAAGGTAGGACCAAGGAGGGTTTGTTTGAAATTGTTCAAAACTTCAATTATGGGGAAAGCTTTCACTTATCTGCATCCTATTCAGATTATGTGTTACATGCGCCCAACAAAGTGACAACAAAGTCATATATCTATTACGATCCGAAGTTTATGGAAAAAATGTATCCACCAGCAGAAGATGACCAACGTAAAGTATACTGGTTTGATAAAGATATCTATTCGACAAATGGCGATTTCCAATGTCTCAAATTCTCCAATGTATTTATGGAAGAAGGCGAAGATAATAATCCCGATGATAATCAGATGGTCTTTCGATATGCAGATCCTATCTTGTTAAGAGCGGAGGCATTGGCTGAATTGGGTAAGGATGAAGAAGCAAGAACTGTTGTCAATGTTATTCGTAATCGTGCTAAAGCGGCACCGGTACGCGATAGTGGCGATGACTTAAAAGATGCTATTTGGTGGGAACGTGTGAGAGAATTATTGGGAGAGGGGAATTTTTATTATGATTTAGTACGTACAAAAAAAGTGATCAATTTTGAGTATACCACTGCACCAATGTCCGTTGCGGCTTTTAACGACGGCGGATGGACTTGGCCTATTGATAGGTCTGCATTAACGAACAATCCATACATGCGATTAAACAATTATTGGAATTAA
- a CDS encoding SusC/RagA family TonB-linked outer membrane protein encodes MKQFCIIFTFICTLFVGEAWAQTMIKGVVKGNDKKALGGVSIRLENPKRDLGKTGDDGRFVISAPNTGVMVFSYQGYRTEKFTIVAGKTEYNVTLEMEAQELQETVVVGYQQRKRETLTGSVVTISGKEIQDIPAGNFVDLLQGKVAGLNIQNNTGSPGMRGTMAVRGMSNFNVSGSGDNAFVTPTSPLFVIDGVPIDDNAGYEYGFETAGPGMSPIAMIPPEDIENITVMKDAQATSQYGSRGAYGVIVVETKRGKSKVPIVQYQGQFFLSAVPKLRRVIGGRDERMIRIEQILMNDTTLAAALRRINDSPILADSLNPYYNNSTDWQSYFYRNTYNQTHNLNISGGETIFNYKTNINYYDENGIIANTGLKKYTTSSNMTYQPSDKFLMRANVNVQVAQNKMGSGNAMMQTGVGKSVNTTSLYPSPSLFSGSMSALSALGVDDQNKTGNYTGQIELQYEPFQGLRASSTFNYTYMTSTKDRYTPEVLLGNSSEVYSYYGNNSKVYNRNSLGYTKAIKEKHLFNLYGFTEMWISSSSEDLSRIRGTANDQFNTGISYNTRNTLGGLLNSLNNFRSIAYAGNFTYNYDSKYVVDLSYRIDGTSVTGGSSPWTQNPSAGLRWNFKKENFMQGLEWWDTGFIRGSVGRTISPTGSLSDLYGWYKIDDGRYNNRPTTSLDLENAPNTNLVPQTTTQWSVATELGFFNSAIYITYETYYKQSDKILRKKAIANHNAFSNVLTNESAMVNRGHELSIQFRPSLANEDWKFNGSATFAINRDYVTALPDGARQLVQPDGSGYDLPQFYRLGRNAFSFVLYDYKGVYTSDDQVPVNPLTGLRYRAGGEMNDGKFFRAGDPIFTDLNGDYILDENDLVYVGNSQPAITGGLYLFTQYKNWSLRTQLSYTLDRDILNTALTDRFRNYSDPTGQNYGKGAPGAYVPLEAYNVWRQLGDNADYPNVSDFTRLTLYNPYRYNSTMFLEDGSYLKINSITVGYNFDRRWARRFGVSSARLNFTANNVYTFSRYSGPDPELVTGVGRDGSNGYPSKRTYSMGISVQF; translated from the coding sequence ATGAAACAATTCTGCATAATATTTACGTTCATTTGCACCTTGTTTGTTGGGGAGGCTTGGGCCCAAACCATGATCAAAGGGGTAGTGAAAGGAAACGATAAGAAGGCCCTTGGTGGCGTGTCTATTCGTTTGGAAAATCCTAAAAGAGATTTAGGGAAAACCGGGGATGATGGACGATTTGTAATTTCCGCCCCGAATACTGGGGTAATGGTATTTTCCTATCAAGGATATCGTACGGAAAAGTTTACGATTGTTGCAGGGAAAACCGAATATAATGTCACGCTTGAGATGGAAGCGCAGGAGCTTCAAGAAACTGTCGTAGTTGGATACCAACAACGTAAAAGAGAGACATTGACAGGCTCAGTAGTTACTATTTCTGGAAAGGAAATTCAGGATATTCCTGCCGGTAACTTTGTCGATCTGTTACAAGGTAAGGTCGCCGGACTGAATATTCAAAATAATACAGGTAGTCCGGGGATGCGTGGGACGATGGCGGTTCGTGGTATGTCCAATTTTAACGTTTCGGGAAGTGGAGATAATGCCTTTGTAACACCGACTTCCCCCTTATTTGTGATCGATGGGGTACCAATTGACGACAATGCGGGATACGAATATGGCTTTGAAACAGCCGGACCGGGCATGTCTCCGATCGCAATGATCCCACCTGAAGATATTGAAAATATAACTGTTATGAAAGATGCGCAAGCAACTTCACAATATGGTTCTCGGGGTGCCTATGGTGTAATTGTTGTTGAAACAAAACGTGGTAAGTCAAAAGTGCCAATTGTACAATATCAAGGTCAATTCTTCCTGTCAGCTGTACCTAAATTGCGTCGTGTTATCGGCGGTAGAGATGAACGAATGATACGTATTGAACAAATTTTGATGAATGATACGACATTGGCGGCAGCCTTGCGGCGTATCAATGACTCTCCAATATTGGCCGATTCGTTAAATCCCTATTATAATAATTCAACCGACTGGCAATCCTATTTCTATCGAAATACCTACAATCAAACACATAACTTGAATATTTCGGGGGGAGAAACGATCTTCAACTATAAAACGAATATCAACTATTATGATGAAAATGGTATTATCGCCAATACAGGCCTGAAAAAATATACCACCTCATCCAACATGACATATCAACCAAGTGATAAATTTTTGATGCGAGCAAATGTCAATGTGCAGGTCGCCCAAAATAAAATGGGTTCGGGAAATGCAATGATGCAGACGGGGGTAGGTAAGTCTGTCAATACAACGTCGCTCTATCCCTCACCTTCACTATTTTCTGGCAGTATGTCTGCGCTGTCTGCTTTGGGGGTTGATGATCAAAATAAAACAGGAAATTATACTGGTCAGATCGAATTACAATATGAACCTTTTCAGGGGCTAAGGGCGAGTTCGACTTTCAACTATACCTATATGACATCGACAAAAGATCGTTATACACCTGAGGTACTTTTGGGAAATTCTTCGGAAGTGTATAGTTATTATGGTAACAATAGTAAAGTATATAATCGAAATTCACTTGGATATACTAAAGCAATTAAAGAAAAACACTTATTTAATCTTTATGGATTTACCGAGATGTGGATATCTTCTTCTTCAGAAGATTTGTCCAGAATTCGTGGTACTGCAAACGATCAATTTAATACAGGAATTAGCTATAATACGCGGAATACATTAGGTGGGTTGTTGAATTCCCTGAATAATTTTAGGTCGATTGCTTACGCCGGAAATTTTACCTACAATTATGATTCTAAGTATGTTGTTGACTTGAGTTATCGTATTGATGGTACTTCGGTGACAGGGGGAAGCTCACCCTGGACACAGAATCCTTCGGCAGGTTTACGTTGGAACTTTAAGAAGGAGAACTTTATGCAAGGATTAGAATGGTGGGATACGGGCTTTATCAGAGGATCGGTAGGACGTACGATTTCTCCAACCGGATCATTATCTGATCTTTATGGCTGGTATAAAATTGACGACGGCCGTTATAATAATAGACCAACGACCTCATTGGACTTGGAGAATGCTCCCAATACGAATCTGGTTCCTCAGACGACAACACAATGGTCTGTAGCAACGGAATTGGGCTTTTTCAATAGTGCCATTTATATTACCTACGAAACTTATTACAAACAATCAGATAAGATCTTGCGTAAAAAAGCTATTGCCAACCATAACGCATTTTCAAATGTATTAACAAATGAATCGGCTATGGTGAATAGAGGGCATGAATTGAGTATCCAGTTCCGTCCTTCATTAGCAAATGAGGACTGGAAATTCAATGGGAGCGCAACATTTGCAATAAATAGGGATTATGTAACTGCACTACCTGATGGTGCACGTCAGTTAGTACAACCTGACGGCTCTGGCTACGATTTACCACAGTTTTATCGTCTTGGGCGGAATGCATTTAGTTTTGTATTATACGATTATAAAGGGGTATACACTTCTGATGATCAGGTGCCTGTGAATCCATTAACAGGTTTACGTTATAGAGCAGGCGGAGAAATGAATGACGGCAAATTCTTTCGCGCGGGGGATCCTATTTTTACAGATCTAAACGGGGATTATATCCTTGATGAAAATGACTTAGTATATGTAGGTAACTCGCAACCGGCCATTACAGGAGGTTTGTATCTATTTACGCAATACAAAAACTGGTCTTTACGTACACAATTATCCTATACGCTAGATCGCGATATTCTAAATACAGCTTTAACTGATCGATTCCGCAACTATTCAGATCCCACTGGTCAAAACTACGGAAAAGGAGCACCAGGTGCTTATGTACCGCTTGAAGCTTATAATGTTTGGCGTCAGTTAGGCGATAATGCAGATTATCCAAATGTTTCAGACTTTACGCGTTTGACATTATATAATCCTTATCGTTACAATTCTACCATGTTTTTGGAGGATGGATCTTATTTAAAAATTAACTCAATAACAGTAGGCTATAATTTTGACAGAAGATGGGCTCGTCGTTTTGGGGTTTCATCGGCCCGATTGAATTTTACGGCAAACAACGTGTACACGTTTAGCCGGTATTCTGGGCCAGATCCCGAATTGGTAACAGGTGTGGGACGTGATGGCTCGAATGGATATCCGAGCAAAAGGACCTATTCAATGGGAATAAGTGTACAATTCTAA